From a region of the Zonotrichia albicollis isolate bZonAlb1 chromosome 5, bZonAlb1.hap1, whole genome shotgun sequence genome:
- the IRF2 gene encoding interferon regulatory factor 2 isoform X1, with the protein MQLLPRWVTMPVERMRMRPWLEEQINSNRIPGLKWLNKEKKIFQIPWMHAARHGWDVEKDAPLFRNWAIHTGKYQSGVDKPDPKTWKANFRCAMNSLPDIEEVKDKSIKKGNNAFRVYRMLPLSERPSKKGKKTKSEKDDKFKQIKQEPVESSFGMNGLNAVTSDYFLSSSIKNEVDSTVNFVVVGQPHLDGSSEEQVIVANPPDVCQVVEVTTESDEQPLSMSQLYPLQISPVSSYAESETTDSVPSDEENAEGRLHWQKKNIEGKQYLSNLGMRNTSHMLPSMATFVANKPDLQVTVKEESCPLPYNSSWPPFPDIPLPQVVSTASTSSSQPDRETRASVIKKTSDITQSRVKSC; encoded by the exons ATGCAA ctccttcccaggtGGGTGACAATGCCTGTCGAAAGGATGCGGATGCGGCCCTGGCTGGAAGAACAAATCAACTCCAACAGAATACCGGGGCTGAAATGGCTAAATAAG gAGAAGAAGATTTTTCAGATTCCCTGGATGCATGCCGCAAGACATGGTTGGGATGTTGAAAAAGATGCTCCCTTATTTAGAAACTGGGCAATTCACACAG GGAAATATCAGTCAGGAGTAGATAAACCTGATCCAAAGACATGGAAGGCAAACTTCCGCTGCGCTATGAACTCCCTGCCTGACATAGAAGAAGTGAAGGACAAAAGcataaagaaaggaaacaatgcCTTCAGGGTGTACCGGATGCTGCCCTTATCTGAAAGACCTTCCAAAAAAG GAAAAAAGACGAAATCTGAGAAGGATGACAAATTCAAACAGATTAAG CAAGAGCCAGTTGAATCATCTTTTGGGATGAATGGGCTAAATGCTGTCACTTCTGACTATTTCCTGTCCTCCAGTATAAAAAATGAAGTTGACAGTACAGTGAACTTTGTAG TTGTAGGACAGCCACACCTTGATGGCAGCAGTGAGGAACAGGTGATAGTTGCCAACCCTCCCGATGTTTGTCAGGTGGTAGAGGTGACAACAGAAAGTGATGAACAGCCCCTCAGCATGAGCCAGCTGTACCCTCTACAGATCTCCCCTGTCTCATCCTATGCAG AAAGTGAAACAACTGACAGCGTTCCAAGCGATGAAGAAAATGCAGAG GGACGACTTCATtggcagaaaaaaaacattGAAGGCAAACAGTATCTCAGCAATCTAGGAATGAGGAACACTTCTCATATGCTTCCCAGCATGGCAACTTTTGTAGCCAACAAGCCTGACCTCCAAGTCACCGTCAAAGAAGAAAGCTGCCCACTGCCTTACAACAGCTCCTGGCCTCCTTTCCCAGACATCCCTCTGCCACAAGTCGTGTCCACAGCCTCCACAAGCAGCAGCCAGCCAGACCGTGAGACACGGGCCAGCGTCATCAAGAAAACGTCAGACATCACTcagtcaagagtcaagagctGCTAA
- the IRF2 gene encoding interferon regulatory factor 2 isoform X2: MQLLPRWVTMPVERMRMRPWLEEQINSNRIPGLKWLNKEKKIFQIPWMHAARHGWDVEKDAPLFRNWAIHTGKYQSGVDKPDPKTWKANFRCAMNSLPDIEEVKDKSIKKGNNAFRVYRMLPLSERPSKKGKKTKSEKDDKFKQIKQEPVESSFGMNGLNAVTSDYFLSSSIKNEVDSTVNFVVVGQPHLDGSSEEQVIVANPPDVCQVVEVTTESDEQPLSMSQLYPLQISPVSSYAESETTDSVPSDEENAEGRLHWQKKNIEGKQYLSNLGMRNTSHMLPSMATFVANKPDLQVTVKEESCPLPYNSSWPPFPDIPLPQVVSTASTSSSQPDRETRASVIKKTSDITQSRVKSC, translated from the exons ATGCAG ctccttcccaggtGGGTGACAATGCCTGTCGAAAGGATGCGGATGCGGCCCTGGCTGGAAGAACAAATCAACTCCAACAGAATACCGGGGCTGAAATGGCTAAATAAG gAGAAGAAGATTTTTCAGATTCCCTGGATGCATGCCGCAAGACATGGTTGGGATGTTGAAAAAGATGCTCCCTTATTTAGAAACTGGGCAATTCACACAG GGAAATATCAGTCAGGAGTAGATAAACCTGATCCAAAGACATGGAAGGCAAACTTCCGCTGCGCTATGAACTCCCTGCCTGACATAGAAGAAGTGAAGGACAAAAGcataaagaaaggaaacaatgcCTTCAGGGTGTACCGGATGCTGCCCTTATCTGAAAGACCTTCCAAAAAAG GAAAAAAGACGAAATCTGAGAAGGATGACAAATTCAAACAGATTAAG CAAGAGCCAGTTGAATCATCTTTTGGGATGAATGGGCTAAATGCTGTCACTTCTGACTATTTCCTGTCCTCCAGTATAAAAAATGAAGTTGACAGTACAGTGAACTTTGTAG TTGTAGGACAGCCACACCTTGATGGCAGCAGTGAGGAACAGGTGATAGTTGCCAACCCTCCCGATGTTTGTCAGGTGGTAGAGGTGACAACAGAAAGTGATGAACAGCCCCTCAGCATGAGCCAGCTGTACCCTCTACAGATCTCCCCTGTCTCATCCTATGCAG AAAGTGAAACAACTGACAGCGTTCCAAGCGATGAAGAAAATGCAGAG GGACGACTTCATtggcagaaaaaaaacattGAAGGCAAACAGTATCTCAGCAATCTAGGAATGAGGAACACTTCTCATATGCTTCCCAGCATGGCAACTTTTGTAGCCAACAAGCCTGACCTCCAAGTCACCGTCAAAGAAGAAAGCTGCCCACTGCCTTACAACAGCTCCTGGCCTCCTTTCCCAGACATCCCTCTGCCACAAGTCGTGTCCACAGCCTCCACAAGCAGCAGCCAGCCAGACCGTGAGACACGGGCCAGCGTCATCAAGAAAACGTCAGACATCACTcagtcaagagtcaagagctGCTAA
- the IRF2 gene encoding interferon regulatory factor 2 isoform X3: protein MPVERMRMRPWLEEQINSNRIPGLKWLNKEKKIFQIPWMHAARHGWDVEKDAPLFRNWAIHTGKYQSGVDKPDPKTWKANFRCAMNSLPDIEEVKDKSIKKGNNAFRVYRMLPLSERPSKKGKKTKSEKDDKFKQIKQEPVESSFGMNGLNAVTSDYFLSSSIKNEVDSTVNFVVVGQPHLDGSSEEQVIVANPPDVCQVVEVTTESDEQPLSMSQLYPLQISPVSSYAESETTDSVPSDEENAEGRLHWQKKNIEGKQYLSNLGMRNTSHMLPSMATFVANKPDLQVTVKEESCPLPYNSSWPPFPDIPLPQVVSTASTSSSQPDRETRASVIKKTSDITQSRVKSC from the exons ATGCCTGTCGAAAGGATGCGGATGCGGCCCTGGCTGGAAGAACAAATCAACTCCAACAGAATACCGGGGCTGAAATGGCTAAATAAG gAGAAGAAGATTTTTCAGATTCCCTGGATGCATGCCGCAAGACATGGTTGGGATGTTGAAAAAGATGCTCCCTTATTTAGAAACTGGGCAATTCACACAG GGAAATATCAGTCAGGAGTAGATAAACCTGATCCAAAGACATGGAAGGCAAACTTCCGCTGCGCTATGAACTCCCTGCCTGACATAGAAGAAGTGAAGGACAAAAGcataaagaaaggaaacaatgcCTTCAGGGTGTACCGGATGCTGCCCTTATCTGAAAGACCTTCCAAAAAAG GAAAAAAGACGAAATCTGAGAAGGATGACAAATTCAAACAGATTAAG CAAGAGCCAGTTGAATCATCTTTTGGGATGAATGGGCTAAATGCTGTCACTTCTGACTATTTCCTGTCCTCCAGTATAAAAAATGAAGTTGACAGTACAGTGAACTTTGTAG TTGTAGGACAGCCACACCTTGATGGCAGCAGTGAGGAACAGGTGATAGTTGCCAACCCTCCCGATGTTTGTCAGGTGGTAGAGGTGACAACAGAAAGTGATGAACAGCCCCTCAGCATGAGCCAGCTGTACCCTCTACAGATCTCCCCTGTCTCATCCTATGCAG AAAGTGAAACAACTGACAGCGTTCCAAGCGATGAAGAAAATGCAGAG GGACGACTTCATtggcagaaaaaaaacattGAAGGCAAACAGTATCTCAGCAATCTAGGAATGAGGAACACTTCTCATATGCTTCCCAGCATGGCAACTTTTGTAGCCAACAAGCCTGACCTCCAAGTCACCGTCAAAGAAGAAAGCTGCCCACTGCCTTACAACAGCTCCTGGCCTCCTTTCCCAGACATCCCTCTGCCACAAGTCGTGTCCACAGCCTCCACAAGCAGCAGCCAGCCAGACCGTGAGACACGGGCCAGCGTCATCAAGAAAACGTCAGACATCACTcagtcaagagtcaagagctGCTAA